Part of the Methanolobus chelungpuianus genome is shown below.
ACTTCCAGTATCCTGGACGTGAGCTTGTCCTCCAGGTCGGGATCACTGTTCATGAGCCCTCTTTTTGCGTAGCCTTCGATATCCATGTAAGCCTCAGATCAGCACATATTGACAAAATTCCTGAGCATTCTCAGTCCCATATCCCCGCTCTTCTCGGGATGGAACTGCGTGCCTATGACGTTGCCTGCGTCATTGATAACAGACGCGGCGAACTTAGTACCATACTCACTGGACGCAAGCGTGTTGCCGGCGGCAGTGTCCACATAGTAGGAGTGCACGAAATACACATAGGTGTTGTCCGGTATGCCCTCAAAGAAGGGGTGCTTCCGGCTTATCCCGATGGAGTTCCAGCCCATGTGGGGCACTTTCAGTTCCGTGTGGGGAAAGCGCAGGACGCTGCCTTTTATGAGGTCAAGTCCCTGCGTGTGCCCCCCTTCCTCGGACTCGCTCATGAGTATCTGCTGTCCCAGGCAGATGCCAAGCATGGGCTTCCCGGAAGATACATAGCTGCTGATCGTGTCAAGTAAAGCCTGGATGTTCCTCATGGCATCCCTGAAGGCTCCGACCCCCGGCAGGATCACACCGTCAGCGTCCAGTATCGCCGCAGGATCGCTGGATATGATGACATCGGCGCCGGCATGCTCCAGTCCCTTGCGGACGCTCCTGAGGTTGCCGAGCCCGTAATCGATGATAACTATCTTTTTCATGTGTGATTTAAAGCAGGGTTTTGGTACATGAATGTGACGATTATTTATTATCCGGAGCTCCTTATAAAAATCAGGGACAAATCAATGAATCTATGAGAGGCTGTCCTTCTTTCCACCAGG
Proteins encoded:
- the hisH gene encoding imidazole glycerol phosphate synthase subunit HisH, whose amino-acid sequence is MKKIVIIDYGLGNLRSVRKGLEHAGADVIISSDPAAILDADGVILPGVGAFRDAMRNIQALLDTISSYVSSGKPMLGICLGQQILMSESEEGGHTQGLDLIKGSVLRFPHTELKVPHMGWNSIGISRKHPFFEGIPDNTYVYFVHSYYVDTAAGNTLASSEYGTKFAASVINDAGNVIGTQFHPEKSGDMGLRMLRNFVNMC